The genomic window CTACTGGTCCAGCATCTCCTGGCTGGGCCCGCGCCTGGCCTCACACGGCTTCGTGGTGATCGGCATCGAGACCAACACCACCGCCGACCAGCCGGGTTCCCGCGGCGATCAACTGCTGGCCGCCCTGGACTACCTGACCCAGCGCAGCTCGGTCCGGTCCCGGGTGGACAGCAGCCGCCTCGCCGTGGGCGGGCACTCGATGGGTGGCGGTGGCAGCCTGGAAGCGGCCAGCGACCGGCCGTCGTTGCAGGCCGCGCTGCCCCTCGCACCGTGGAACACCGACAAGTCCTGGTCCGAACTGCGGGTGCCGACCCTGATCGTGGGCGGCGAGTCGGACGCGGTGGCGCCGGTGGCGAGCCACTCGATCCCGTTCTACACGAGCATCCCGGCGTCGGCGGAGAAGGCCTACCTGGAACTCAACAACGCCAGCCACTTCTTCCCGCAGACAGTCAACACCGAGACCGCGGTGCAGGCGGTGTCCTGGCTGAAACGGTTCGTCGACGACGACACCCGTTACGACCAGTTCATCTGCCCGGGCCCGAGCGGCCTGGCGATCTCGGACTACCGCAGCACCTGCCCGATCGGATAGCACCGATCGGATGACTGCAGCCGGGCCGGTGGTTCACCCACCGGCCCGGATCATTTCAATTTGAGCGTTGCCGTACGGCTCCGTAAGGTCTCTCCTCGCGCACCGACTTCGAGGAGGACGAGCTGTCCGGCGACATCACCCGTGAGCGGGTGTGCGGTCTGGCCCGCAACCCCGCTCTGCCGGCCGGGACGCTGCTGCGGCTGGCCACCGC from Actinoplanes derwentensis includes these protein-coding regions:
- a CDS encoding poly(ethylene terephthalate) hydrolase family protein, with translation MTSVLHRAGRLLFAAAAALALLAGPGAVAAQAANPYERGPAPTLSALQASRGPYAVSQTSVSRLAVTGFGGGEIYYPTTTADGTFGAIAVSPGFTAYWSSISWLGPRLASHGFVVIGIETNTTADQPGSRGDQLLAALDYLTQRSSVRSRVDSSRLAVGGHSMGGGGSLEAASDRPSLQAALPLAPWNTDKSWSELRVPTLIVGGESDAVAPVASHSIPFYTSIPASAEKAYLELNNASHFFPQTVNTETAVQAVSWLKRFVDDDTRYDQFICPGPSGLAISDYRSTCPIG